In one window of Plectropomus leopardus isolate mb unplaced genomic scaffold, YSFRI_Pleo_2.0 unplaced_scaffold28634, whole genome shotgun sequence DNA:
- the LOC121938149 gene encoding acyl-coenzyme A thioesterase 2, mitochondrial-like: MDRKQCCLKLSVHPSRGLMDEKFVVLVQNVCPGSQLTVRALHKCEDGHSWDAFGHYIADATGTVNVSEDPSLGGTYSGVEPMGLLWSLRPVPGSKPGLRMRKMNIQTPMEVTILVYQGHRLEGFEDEVPLAGVAVERWYMAPGVRRIPVTEDGLTATLFLPSGPGPFPGLLDLWGGGGKLVEYRAALLASNGIASLALDYLTPKVTIETQKMVDNEYFE; the protein is encoded by the exons ATGGACAGAAAACAGTGTTGTTTGAAGCTGTCGGTCCACCCGTCCAGAGGACTCATGGATGAAAAGTTTGTTGTCCTGGTCCAGAACGTCTGTCCTGGTTCACAGCTGACCGTCCGCGCCCTCCACAAGTGTGAAGACGGGCACAGTTGGGACGCGTTCGGTCACTACATCGCCGACGCCACTGGGACCGTAAATG tttcagaGGATCCCAGTCTGGGTGGGACTTATTCTGGGGTTGAACCCATGGGTCTACTGTGGAGCCTCAGACCAGTTCCAGGCAGCAAACCTGGGCTCAG GATGAGGAAGATGAACATCCAGACTCCCATGGAGGTCACAATCTTGGTGTACCAGGGCCACAGGCTAGAGGGCTTCGAGGACGAGGTGCCGCTGGCTGGTGTGGCTGTTGAGCGCTGGTACATGGCGCCTGGCGTCCGCAGGATCCCGGTAACAGAAGACGGACTCACTGCGACCCTCTTTCTGCCCTCAG gACCAGGACCTTTCCCCGGCCTCCTGGACCTGTGGGGGGGTGGAGGAAAGTTGGTGGAGTACCGTGCAGCGCTGCTGGCCTCTAATGGCATCGCCTCTCTGGCCCTCGACTACCTGACACCTAAGGTCACCATAGAAACCCAGAAGATGGTGGACAACGAATACTTTGAG